A segment of the Buchnera aphidicola (Mindarus abietinus) genome:
TTTTTTAATATTCCATTTTTTATTAAAATATTACGTTTCCCAGCAACACCCTCATCATCTATCGATAAAGAACCCCTTAAATTAGGTAAAGTAGCGTCATCTATAACTGTACATAATTCTGAAGCTACTTTTAAATTTATTTTTTTAGAAAAAACAGAAGTTTTTTTTCGATTAAAATCTCCTTCTAATCCGTGTCCAACAGCTTCATGTAGCAAAACACCTGGCCAACCTGAACCTAAAACTACTGTTAACAACCCTGCAGGAGCTGATTGAGCTGAAAGATTAATTAACGCTGATTGAACAGCTTCATTTATCCAATTAAATATCCTATTATTTCCTGACAAATCTTTTTCTAAAAAAAAATCATAATTTCCGCGACACCCTCCACCACTATATCCTTTTTCTATTTTCCCTTTTTCTTCAACTAATACACTAATAGAAAGATGTACTAATGGTCGTATATCAGCAACTAAATTTCCGTCTGAAGACGTAACTAAGACTTCTTCGTACATTCCTGTTAATGAAGCATTAACTTTAATTACTCTAGAATCAATTTTTCTAGCTGTACAATCAATAAAATTCAATATTTCAATTTTTTGATTAATATTCATTTTATTAATAGGATTTTGATTTGAGTATCTCTTTAATGGTTGTTCTGAAAAAAAATTACCTATTTTTTTATCAGTTGAATTATTTAAAATACTTTTAACTATATCTGCACTTTTTTTTAATCCACTTAAAGTAATAGTATCAGTATAAGAAAGAGAAACACTATTTTTCTTAATGGTACGTATTCCAATACCTTGATCACATGAATACATTCCATTTTTTATCATTCCCTCTTCTAATATCCAAGCTTCTTTTAACTTAGATTGAAAATATAAATCAACATAATTAATTTTTTTTGTATAAATGTTACTCAATACATTAAACAAATCTTGATGATTAATATTATTTTTAATTAATAAATTTTCAGAAACAATATTTAACATATTTTCTCACTTATTATATTATTTAAACTAGAAAATTATTTTCTATATGTTTAAAATGCTTACAAATAATATTTGTATATATTTTTTATACAAACATATATATAAAAAAAAAAAAATAAAGTATATTTATTTTAAAAAAAATTTTATACAATATGATTAATATATTATTTTATTTAAATAAATTTAATTTTTTAAATTTTAAAATTTCGGAAAAAAATGAACAAAAAACTTAATATTTTAATGCTAAATGGACCTAATTTAAATTTATTAGGAACTAGAGAAAAAAATACTTATGGAACAACAACTTTGAAAGAATTAATTATTCTATTAAATAAGAAAGCTTTATCTTTAAAA
Coding sequences within it:
- the tldD gene encoding metalloprotease TldD yields the protein MLNIVSENLLIKNNINHQDLFNVLSNIYTKKINYVDLYFQSKLKEAWILEEGMIKNGMYSCDQGIGIRTIKKNSVSLSYTDTITLSGLKKSADIVKSILNNSTDKKIGNFFSEQPLKRYSNQNPINKMNINQKIEILNFIDCTARKIDSRVIKVNASLTGMYEEVLVTSSDGNLVADIRPLVHLSISVLVEEKGKIEKGYSGGGCRGNYDFFLEKDLSGNNRIFNWINEAVQSALINLSAQSAPAGLLTVVLGSGWPGVLLHEAVGHGLEGDFNRKKTSVFSKKINLKVASELCTVIDDATLPNLRGSLSIDDEGVAGKRNILIKNGILKKYIQDKFNAHLMGTKSTGNGRRESYAHLPMPRMTNTYMLPGNSTPKDILSTVDYGIYAKNFSGGQVDITSGKFVFSISEAYLIKKGKIKEALKGAMIIGSGIEVMKSISMVGNDLRMDSGTGTCSKDGQNIPVGVGLPTIKIDKLTVGGIN